DNA from Sorangium aterium:
TCAAGGGCCAGACGGGCTTCATCACCATCTCGTGGACGTACCTGCACGATCACCACAAGGGCGGCCTGGTGGGCGCCGCGGACGACGATCTCCACGACGATCGCAAGGTGACGATGCACCACAACCATTACAAGAACGTGTTGCTCCGCGTTCCGATGTACCGCGGCGCCGTGGGGCACTTCTTCAACAACTACGTCGTCGGCGCGAAGGACGCGACGGAGATCCGCGCCATCACGTGCGTGCGCGTCGAGCGGAACTACTACGAAGCCCTCCACTACTCGATCTACACGCCGTCCGATTCACCCGGGAAGACGGAGCGCATCTCGAACGTCGAGGTGAGCCGCACGTCGCGCGCCTATCCCGCCGATTGCACGGCGGACATCCCGTACGCGTACTCCTCTGCGCTGACGAGCGAAACGAACGACGTGAAGACGCTCGTGCCCGCGTCGGCAGGAGTGGGAAAGCTCTGAGCGGCAAACCACGTCGCCCAGCGCGGAGAACGGAGCCGTGGCCCGGCTCCGCCTGGAGGATCTGAAGTTTGCTGACACCTACCCGGCGTTTGCTTTTTCTACCCCGAGGCGCGCGCCTGGGCCGAGCGGCGCATGCTATCAGCACCCGGAGCCGGCGATCGGCAGGCGATCGTGCACGACGTTCACCGTCCCGCTGACGGACGTGCCAGCCGGCGCTGCCGCCCGTCTCCTGCTGGACACCACGCCCCCCGGGCCATCGCACGACGTGACTTACCACTCGTTCTCGCGTGCCGTTTGCAGCAAGAAATCCCGCAGGAGCCGCGCGCTCGGACCGATTCGCTTCGTGTGGACCAGGAAGATATCCAGCGGGGCGGTCTCGACCTCCGGAAGCACGCGGACCAGATCGCCGGACGCGAGCGGGGCGGCCGCGTCGTAGGCGGGTAGACGCGCGATGCCCTCTCCGGCGAGGACGAACGCAAGCCTCGAGGTTGCGCTGTCCGTCACGATGTCCCCCTGGACCGGGATCTCGACGTCCTTCCCGTTCGACCGCACGACGACGCTCCGCTGGCTCGGTGGATATATCACCCAGCGGTGTTGCTCGAGATCCGCGACGGATTTCAGCGACCGATGCCGGCGCAGGTAGGTCGGCGACGCGCACAGCATCGTGGCCTCGTGGACCAGCTTGCGCGCGTGCAGCAAGGAGTCCTTGAGGGGGCCCGCGCGCACGGCCAGCTCGATCCCCTGCTGCACGAGATCCATGTTCGCGTCGGACATGGCCACGTAGAGGCGCACAGCCGGGTAGCGCCGCCGGAACACGAGCAGCGCAGGGAGGATTCGCTTGCCGCCGAAGTGATGGGAGCACGTCAATCGGACTTCTCCACGCGGCTCGGCGCGCAGCAGCTCCATTCCGCGGATCCCGTCGTGC
Protein-coding regions in this window:
- a CDS encoding LysR family transcriptional regulator; translation: MPEVASILDELRAMAIFATVVRCGSFAAAARELGLTRAVVSHHIRALEANLGVPLAQRNTRNFSLTPAGEAFRVHCERLVVEAHDGIRGMELLRAEPRGEVRLTCSHHFGGKRILPALLVFRRRYPAVRLYVAMSDANMDLVQQGIELAVRAGPLKDSLLHARKLVHEATMLCASPTYLRRHRSLKSVADLEQHRWVIYPPSQRSVVVRSNGKDVEIPVQGDIVTDSATSRLAFVLAGEGIARLPAYDAAAPLASGDLVRVLPEVETAPLDIFLVHTKRIGPSARLLRDFLLQTARENEW